The sequence ACAGGCAGGATTTATAAATTACATGATTCAACAGATGGAAAAGGCCGCCAGCCAGGCCCAGAACAGTCCCTGTCCCGATACCAAGTATCATATATCCGACCTGACTTACAGCATGGTATCCAAGCAGGCGTTTTAAATCATGCTGAATCAGTGCCATAAATACTGCAGCCAGTATAGTAATACTTCCCAAAGCCATTAAAACAACATTCATTGCAAAATTCATTTTGAATATAGAAGTTACAGCCCTTGCAAGAAGATATATACCTAGCAGCTTATCGAGAGAAGCAGGTAAAAACGCTGCCACCGGTGTAGGAGCTTCTTTTGCTGTATCCGGAACCCAGGTATGGAATGGTATGGCTCCTGCTTTTGCAAGTATACCGCAGAGCAATAAAATGAAAGCAGCGTAAGATGCAAAACCTGCTATTGGTATATTTATTTCATTTATTGAAAAGCTCCCTGTAATTCTGTAAATAACTGCAATAGCGAGAATCATAAGTACATCTGTACCGCCTATTATAACAATGGATTTATTTGCAATTGGTGCAGCTTTTTCTCCTCCGGTTAATATTAAGGTATACAGCATAACACCGAGGAAGCCCCAGAAGACAATCATTAGTATTAAATTATTTGAGAACACTGCTCCGGTTGTTGCGCCTATTGTTAAAAGAAAAGAGCCGTAATACATGGAACGGCTTTTATTTTGCCGCATAAATGAAACTGAATATATAGCAATAAGAAGCCCGAAAAATCCTGCAACAAGCACAATAAAGGATGCAAGATTATCCATGGAGAACAAAATCCGGTCATTATAACTGAATATTAAAGGCTTCTTTAAAAATAACCAAAACAGATATCCGAATGTGGCAGCAGAAACCAATACTGTGATTGACTCCTGTACATATTTCACTTTTTTAGGTACAATGAAACACAGCAGGCCCGCTATAAACGGAAAAATTATGGGCAAAAGAAGATTCATCACACACCCATCTCTCTTATGATTTTTTCTGTTTTCTGATGAGACAACTTCATAAGATCCTGTTCGTTCAGAACATCTTCTGAACTGGTTTCTTTATTTACAACAACGACTCTTTCAGTGCAGCAGTAACACGGATCCACAGCAGCAAGGATGAGTGCTGCATCAGCAACTGTTTCTCCAATGCAGGCAATTTCATTTGAAAAAATATTTGTGTAACTCGGTGCCCTGACTTTGTATCTTGCTGGAAAATTTGATCCGTCACTCTTACAGTAATGATAAACTTCCCCCCGGGGAGCCTCTGCTCTGCCGATTCCTTCCCCGGCAGGCAGCTCTTTAATTTTAAGATCAATAATTCCTGGTTTCATCTTGTTAAGGCACTGTTCAATTATTTTTACAGATTCATACATTTCTAGGATACGCACAACAGCTTTTGCAAATACATCTCCCTCTTCCATCACTACAATATCCCAGTCCAGCCAGTCATATGCAAAATATGGGTCATCTTTTCGAACATCAATGGCCAGGCCGGAAGGACGGGCTGTGGGCCCTACAACACAGTACTCTATGGCCTTCTCTTTTGTCAGAACTCCAACACCCTTCATCCTTGCATGAATTACAGGATCATCCATTACAGCACCTTTGAATATATCAAGAGCAGGTTTTAATTTATCAAGGCCTTTTAATACCCACGGTATATCGTCATCGTTAATATCGCGCCTTACACCGCCTACTTTAAACATAGCATAACTCTGCCGGTTGCCTGTAATCTTATCAAATATATCACACACAATTTCACGATATTTCCACGCCCACATCCATACAGTATTGTAGCCAATAAAATGCCCTGCGAGTCCGAGCCAGAGCAAATGGGAATGTATTCTCTCAAGTTCGCATATAACTGTTCTGATGTACTGTGCCCTTTCGGGAGCTTCAATGCATCCGAGATCCTCCATTGCATTAATTGATGCAGCAGGATGACTGGTAGAGCAAATACCGCAAATTCTTTCAACCAGGAATACAACCTGATCCCACGATTTTGATTCGGCAAGTTTCTCAATACCGCGGTGATTATACCCTATCTCAATATCCAGTTTAACAACACGTTCGCCCTCAACGTGAAGTTTAAAAAATTCCGGCTCTTCCTGTAACGGATGATATGGGCCAATAGGAATTATTTCGCTCATTTATCCCTCCTGAGAGGATAGCTGCCTTCAGGCCAGTCGTCTGGCAGAAGAAGATGTTTCATATCAGGGTGACCTTTAAAATTGACTCCTAAAAGTTCTGCAATTTCCCGCTCAATCCATTCAGCTCCTTTGATTATTGCAGCAATGGATGCAACCTCAGGATCAGGTTTTTCCGTTTTGATTCTAAGAGAAAGCACCTGTGGAAGCTGGAAAAAATCAAAATGATATAGAATTTCTATTACACCATAAGGAGTATCAACACCTGATGCAATTATAAATCTGCCTTTCAGCTCTTTGAATATATATCTGGTAAACTCTTCAATATCTTCATTATCAATATCAATATATATACGGCGGCTGTTGTGTTCTGCCCATTTTTTTATCTTCTTGCCAAAATTCTTTTGAATGTCAGATTTTATTTCTTCCCAGGTCATCTATTCCTCGATTATTAAGCCTTTTGTTTAACAAGAGCCAG is a genomic window of bacterium containing:
- a CDS encoding nickel-dependent hydrogenase large subunit → MSEIIPIGPYHPLQEEPEFFKLHVEGERVVKLDIEIGYNHRGIEKLAESKSWDQVVFLVERICGICSTSHPAASINAMEDLGCIEAPERAQYIRTVICELERIHSHLLWLGLAGHFIGYNTVWMWAWKYREIVCDIFDKITGNRQSYAMFKVGGVRRDINDDDIPWVLKGLDKLKPALDIFKGAVMDDPVIHARMKGVGVLTKEKAIEYCVVGPTARPSGLAIDVRKDDPYFAYDWLDWDIVVMEEGDVFAKAVVRILEMYESVKIIEQCLNKMKPGIIDLKIKELPAGEGIGRAEAPRGEVYHYCKSDGSNFPARYKVRAPSYTNIFSNEIACIGETVADAALILAAVDPCYCCTERVVVVNKETSSEDVLNEQDLMKLSHQKTEKIIREMGV
- a CDS encoding NADH-quinone oxidoreductase subunit C → MTWEEIKSDIQKNFGKKIKKWAEHNSRRIYIDIDNEDIEEFTRYIFKELKGRFIIASGVDTPYGVIEILYHFDFFQLPQVLSLRIKTEKPDPEVASIAAIIKGAEWIEREIAELLGVNFKGHPDMKHLLLPDDWPEGSYPLRRDK